The genomic DNA ACGCTTCGGTCCGGACCTTCCTCGCCAACGTATGGTTCACGCGATCCAGCACCAGCACCACGGCTTCCGTATCCTTGGGAATCGACCTCATTAAATCCCTGGTTTTGCGTCCACTCCAATGTTCGACACATCCGTGGCCGCCGGCGTAAGCCCGTTCTGTGATGGCACTGACCGAATCGCCGCCGACGACCAGGATTGCCATGGGGTGTCCTTTCTCTCATGCCGGATGGCACTAGGGTTGTGAATGCTTCTCGCTTCCGCGTTCCAGCCCTGGCTGTACAGGCATGGACGACAG from Nitrospira sp. ND1 includes the following:
- a CDS encoding DUF2325 domain-containing protein, whose protein sequence is MAILVVGGDSVSAITERAYAGGHGCVEHWSGRKTRDLMRSIPKDTEAVVLVLDRVNHTLARKVRTEASRRGLPVFFQKRGRQVRAAGDRPLDLMHWLDRK